The following are encoded together in the Lactuca sativa cultivar Salinas chromosome 1, Lsat_Salinas_v11, whole genome shotgun sequence genome:
- the LOC111911953 gene encoding uncharacterized protein LOC111911953: MVEKAREWDMELEFCTKRKPEQAQTTAGQAKKPKTSDSSGRGQQGHGRCVKCGRSHGGVYRASGSGGGGPVKAPVPATMRITDGHPAKVDTLAVKSHTFQLTTEEARAASDVVAGIFVVNGMSVHVLFDSGVTRSFVSLVLSKKLRDAPRTLDSPLEVEIADDRTVKAARVYRDCVLNGIGERFRVDLVLIPLRGLKVIVEMDWLGANGAMID, translated from the exons atggtggagaaggctcgTGAGTGGGATATGGAGTTAGAGTTCTGCACCAAGCGGAAACCAGAGCAGGCACAAACAACAGCAGGTCAAGCTAAAAAACCTAAGACCTCGGATTCTTCTGGTAGGGGCCAGCAGGGCCATGGCCGGTGTGTAAAATGTGGGAGATCGCATGGTGGGGTTTATCGGGCGTCAGGCTCG GGAGGAGGAGGACCGGTGAAGGCGCCTGTGCCCGCCAcaatgaggatcactgatggccacCCTGCTAAGGTGGACACTCTAGCGGTGAAGAGCCACacatttcagttgactaccgaggaggctcgggcagcgTCAGACGTCGTGGCCG GGATCTTtgtggtcaatggtatgtcggtTCACGTTCTATTCGACTCGGGTgttacccgatcatttgtatctcttgtACTTAGCAAGAAGTTACGGGATGCGCCAAGGACTTTGGATTCCCCGcttgaggttgagattgcggatgACCGCACTGTGAAAGCTGCGAGGGTGTATCGGGACTGTGTCCTGAATGGGATTGGGGAGAGGTTTCGTGTTGATCTAGTACTGATACCGTTGCGAGGGCTGAAGGTGATCGTTGagatggactggttgggggccaatggggccatgatcgatTGA